A window of Chryseobacterium sp. IHB B 17019 genomic DNA:
GTACCGTCCATCGGCAGTACACACAGTACTTTTGTAATGGCCCAGGTGAAAAACATTCATGGGTTAACAATATAATTTTTGATTATAAAACAAAAAAAATCCTCAGATTCTTCCGAGGATAAAAAACTAATAACCATGAAAACTCAAATTAAACATGAGTTAATATATCATATTAAAATATTGTGCCATGAAATTAGATAAAGAAATTTATTAACGATATTTTATGAATATTTAAGAAAAAATAATAAAAACTCAGGTTGGCATAATTTATTCTTTTCTATTGTATAATTAAAAAATATAATATCATGGCACACAAAAATTTTAGAAAAGAAGATTTTGTAAAAGAATCATCCGGGCAATATCAGGTAGAATTCCGCAAGGGCAATATCGGGGAAGGATCAGATCTTATTGTTGAACGAAAAAATGAAAAAGAGGAGTATGAAATACTGCAAGCCGAAATCAAGAGACATGACGACCGTATTTTTGTTTGCTGGAGTGAGCCATTCGACGGAAGAGTCTTGTTCGACGAATTTCATTAATTAAATTTTTTGATTTTAAATAAAAAAAACAACCTATATGGCATAATAATAGGTTGTTTTTGACTATAAACCAAATCATTCACAAAATGAAATCAAATGAAACATTACAAAAAAGCCTGAGAGGGAAAACCGTTGTCATTACAGGAGGCAGCAGTGGAGTAGGAAGGGCGGCCGCAGAAGCGTTCGCGCTGGAAGGATGTAATATTGTTGTGGCAGCAAGAGGGAAGGAAGCGCTGGATGAGACAGTAGCTTTGTGCCGGGATCTTGAGGTTGCAGCAATAGGTATTCCCACGGATGTATCAATAGCCGCAGATGTTCAGAACCTTGCTAACAAAGCCCTCCAGTTCAATGGAAGAATTGATATTTGGGTGAATAATGCCGGGGTAATGGCGAGCGGAAAATTTGAGGAAATCCCTATGGATCTTAATGAGCAGGTAATCAAGACTAATCTTTTCGGCTATATGCACGGAGCTTACAGCGTTTTACCTGTTTTTAAAAAACAAAATGAGGGTATTTTAATTAATAATGTTTCGATTGGCGGTTTTATGCCGGCGCCATATAGTGCGGTGTATTCATCAACAAAATTTGGGATTCGCGGAATGATGGAATGTCTTCATGGCGAAGTTTCCGATTTTCCGAATGTTCATATCTGTAATCTTTATCCGCAAATTCAAAGGTCAACCGGAAATATGCATTCTGCAAAATATTCAGGGCTGGATTTTAAAATTCCTCCTTTTGCCGCAGACCCTAGAGATACTGCTGCAGCAATCGTAGAGCTCGCAAAAAATCCTAAAAAGGACATGTTTCCTGATATCACGTCAAAATTTCTTACGAGTGCATACCGATTGTTTCCAAAAAGCATTATTAATACGGCTTCTGCAGCAATGCGAACCGTAATGAAAGTGAAAAAAGCACCTTCTGATTCCGGAAATATCTTAGGGCCTTCAGCAGAACCTCACCGGATTTATGGTGAAACGATGTTTCCAATTCCTTCCAGAAAAACAAAAATGGCAATATTGGCAGGGGTGGGATTAGGCTTCGCTTATATGTTGCTCAAAGGAAAATCGGATAAAGTTTAAAAATAAATTTCCGGCAAATCGAAGATTTGCCGGAAATTTTATATTATTTAATACTATTTAAAATTTATAGGTAAAAGCGTTGATATTCATTCCTGCACCTACTGATGCAAATAAAACGACATCGCCTTTTTCAATAGAATGGGTGTTCAGTTCGCCTTTTAGAATCATGGCTAATAAAGAAGGTATTGTAGCTACACTGCTATTGCCTAATTTGTCGATCACCATTGGCATTATATTATCAGGAACGGGAGTATCATACAATTGATAAAATCTGCTGATAATGGCTTCATCCATTTTTTCGTTTGCCTGGTGAATAATGATTTTATTTAATTCGTTGATGGAATATCCACTGTTGTCGAGACATTGCTTCATCGCTTCGGGAACGTTCACAAGGGCAAATTCGTAGATTTTTCTTCCGTCCATTTTGATATACTTCGTATCTGGACAGCTTTCATTATTATAGGATTTTCCGAAGTACAGATAATCTTTTTCCTTAAAAGTAAAAGATGCCGATAGGTGTGATTGTATTCCTGATTCATCATCGGAAGCCTCTAAAATTACCGCTCCAGAGCCATCAGCATAGATCATACTATCCCTGTCGTGAATATCAACAACGCGGGAAAGTGTTTCTGCACCAATAACCAGACATTTTTTTGCAATCCCGGATCTGATGAAAGCGTTAGCCTGTATCACCCCTTCAATCCACCCCGGACATCCGAACAGAACGTCATAGGCGACGCAAAAATTATTTTTTATTTTTAATAAGTGCTTCACTCTTGCGGCGAGGCTTGGAACCATATCAGACTGAACCGTACCGAACCGTACGTCACCAAAATTATGTGCGAAAATGATATAATCCAATGTTTCAGGATCTATTCCTGAGTCTTCAATAGCAGCCTGAGCAGCTATTAATCCTAAATCTGATGTTACTTGATTATTGCTGGCGTATCTTCTTTCCTCAATGCCTGTGATTTTTTGTAATTTACTGGTAATTGCTGCATTATCTTCTGTCAGTAAAACTCCCTGTTCATTAAAAAAGATGTGTTTGTCGAAAAATAAATTGGTAATTGTTTCTGAGGGGATATAATTACCTACGCCGATGATTTTACTTGTCATTTAAACTATGATTTTCAGCATTTTAATTGTTTTTTTTGCTGATTTATTCAGTAAAGATAATAATTATATACTAAAAATTATAGTGGTTGTGAAAACTTAAGAAAAATTAATAAAGTTTTGCATACTATTTTACTTTTTACTTTAATGCCTTTTAATAAATCTTGACTTTTTTTGAAAGGTTGAAATTAATGTACAGATTACTTAATTATTCCCTTTCGATTTGTATTTATTGATATAATCTAAAACAACAAAAAAGCCTTTAAATTAGATTAAAGGCTTTTAATTTTATTTGTTTCTCAACCAGCGGAGAGTGAGGGATTCGAACCCCCGGACCTGTTACAGTCAACAGTTTTCAAGACTGCCGCAATCGACCACTCTGCCAACTCTCCTGAACTTCGACATTACCGTCGTTTTCAGTGGTGCAAAGATAATACGTTTTTTGTAACTGACAAATATTTTCCCGACAAAAATTTTGATTAATTAAATAAAATAAAATTTTATCCAATCTTTCATAACCTATAAAATATTAGGATATGAAAGATAATCTTAATTGGGAATTGAGACTGAAACTGTTTTCAGTGGTAGATCTTGGTTGCTAGAAATATTAGACGATATCACCACTGAACAAAGAAGAATTTGAAAGAAAAATTGCTCAAAACCGAACTCGAATTATTAGACCGATAAGAAAACATTTTGATAGAAAAGATAAAGAATACCGTCACAGAAATGATTCATTGCAGCGAATCCCTCCCAAAAGAAATTTTTCGGATTATATTAGTGAAAAGCTCGGCAATGTAAACGGTTAAAGTAAAACGGGTTAAAAACTTAGAAGATTTATAAATTACTGTTTGGTTAATCAACTGTGATTAATGTTCATTGTAATGGGTTGATAGATAGGTAATAAACAGGACGGGACAGGATGCTCATTATTGGTTTTGTGGATAGATTAGTTAACACAAAATTAATATTTATGAAAAATAAATCTTTACTGTTTAAGCCAACCCTTAAATCTTTACTTTTTTGCGGATTAGCATTATCCACTATGGATTTTAGTGCTCAGACATTAGCATTTCCGGAAGCTACCGGTTTTGGACGATATACTACAGGAGCAAGAGGTGCTGCAAACCCTCAGATTTATCTGGTTACCAATTTAAATGACAGCGGCCCGGGTTCATTTCGTGATGCGGTGAGCCAGCCGGGGCGGTTCGTGATATTTAAAGTGGGGGGATTGTTAATTTACAGTCGGTTGTCGCTGTGGCAGCCAATACTACGATTGCCGGGCAGACTGCTCCTGGAGAAGGGATCGTATTTTTGGGACCCAGAGTTTCATTTACCGGAGCCAATAATACGATTGCCCGATATCTTCGTATCCGTTATGGCGGGACATCTCAAAATCAGGATGCATCTGGAATCGCGAACGGGGCCAATATCATTTTGGATCACATGACTTTTACGTGGGGTACAGACGAAGTTTTCTCTGTTAATTGGGATAATAACGGAACAAGTCCCGATAATATAACGATTCAGAATTCTATTATAGGGCAGGGAATGCACCGTCACAATCACTCCGCGGGAGGATTAATGCAACCGCCGCCAGGAGGCAAGATCAGTTTAATAGGAAATTTATATATCTGTAATAAGACCCGTAATAATAAGATAAAAGGAATCAACGAGTTTGTCAATAATGTGGTTTACAATTGGGGGAATTATGGAAATATTTACGGTCACACCCAATCCGGCGAGGCATACATTATGGGAGGAGATTCGGCGGGAAGCTCTTTTGCCAATATCATCAACAATTATTTTATCGGAGGTCCAAATACAAGCACTACTGTTACCACCCCTTTCAGTGTAGGAAATTCCAATTTCAATTTATATGGTTCCGGAAATTATTTTGACAATAATAAAAACGGAGTATTGGATGGAACTGCAGTTCCTCAAAACTTAACGGGATATCCTGTCGGAGATCCGGCAGCAATAATGGCTAGTCCGTACGATTATCCGATGAAAAACCCGACATTAACCGCTCAGGAAGCTTATGATAAAATAGTGACAAGTGTAGGAGCATCATATCCAAGACGTGATCAGGTAGATGGTTTAATGATTTCAGATTTAATGTCAAAAGGAACAACGGCTACCTATGTATATGTACAAACTGATTTAACGACTCAATTTGGATTCACAAATGGCGGAGCAGGACACGTTTATGGTGCTCCGGCTCCTTTGGATACTGACAATGACGGTATGCCGAATGCATGGGAAACGGCTAATGGATTGAATCCTAATGTTTTTGATGCTTTGACGGTGAGCACAACACATGCTCCATATTTGAATATTGAGGTTTATATTAACAGTTTACCCAATACAACTCCTCCGGATTTCGTTATTCCGCCAACAAATGTGAACTTCAC
This region includes:
- a CDS encoding SDR family oxidoreductase codes for the protein MKSNETLQKSLRGKTVVITGGSSGVGRAAAEAFALEGCNIVVAARGKEALDETVALCRDLEVAAIGIPTDVSIAADVQNLANKALQFNGRIDIWVNNAGVMASGKFEEIPMDLNEQVIKTNLFGYMHGAYSVLPVFKKQNEGILINNVSIGGFMPAPYSAVYSSTKFGIRGMMECLHGEVSDFPNVHICNLYPQIQRSTGNMHSAKYSGLDFKIPPFAADPRDTAAAIVELAKNPKKDMFPDITSKFLTSAYRLFPKSIINTASAAMRTVMKVKKAPSDSGNILGPSAEPHRIYGETMFPIPSRKTKMAILAGVGLGFAYMLLKGKSDKV
- a CDS encoding 3-oxoacyl-ACP synthase III family protein — translated: MTSKIIGVGNYIPSETITNLFFDKHIFFNEQGVLLTEDNAAITSKLQKITGIEERRYASNNQVTSDLGLIAAQAAIEDSGIDPETLDYIIFAHNFGDVRFGTVQSDMVPSLAARVKHLLKIKNNFCVAYDVLFGCPGWIEGVIQANAFIRSGIAKKCLVIGAETLSRVVDIHDRDSMIYADGSGAVILEASDDESGIQSHLSASFTFKEKDYLYFGKSYNNESCPDTKYIKMDGRKIYEFALVNVPEAMKQCLDNSGYSINELNKIIIHQANEKMDEAIISRFYQLYDTPVPDNIMPMVIDKLGNSSVATIPSLLAMILKGELNTHSIEKGDVVLFASVGAGMNINAFTYKF